The following proteins come from a genomic window of Nothobranchius furzeri strain GRZ-AD chromosome 1, NfurGRZ-RIMD1, whole genome shotgun sequence:
- the hcls1 gene encoding src substrate protein p85-like, whose protein sequence is MWKSVVGHNVSVKVAAAEGDDWETDPDFVNDVSEQEQRWGAKTIEGSGRKEHISVAELRNKVAEEHEQVKQKDETPKASYGYGGKFGVEKDRMDKEAVGHEYVAQVEQHSSQKDMAKGFGGKFGVQKDRVDKSAMGFEYKGEVQQHASQKDYAKGFGGKYGVEKERVDKAALGYEYKGETEKHQSQKDYAKGFGGKYGVEKEKVDKAAVGYDYRGETEKHQSQKDYSKGFGGKYGVEKEKVDKSALGYDYKGDTEKHQSQKDYSTGFGGRYGVQTDRMDKSAAGFSEVDAPTSAYEKTKPVEASSAGTGKLKARFENMAKTSDEENWKKAEEEKARRQARERREQEEAERRQQEQDSRKEDFQPPPVVEEPEYDIPAPEILYHMPEIQEIPEPEPEEEQLYDNESDLPPCSDDLNAPSPPAEEVYNADGIYEDLGGPLQPESAVVDDDYENLSLRQEAVAIYDYEGEADDEISFNPDDIITDIEMIDEGWWKGMCHGRVGLFPAAYVQLK, encoded by the exons ATGTGGAAGTCAGTCGTGGGCCACAATGTGAGCGTGAAGGTGGCTGCTGCAGAAGGGGATGACTGGGAGACAGACCCTGACTTTGTG AATGATGTGTCGGAACAGGAGCAGCGATGGGGAGCAAAAACCATCGAGGGCTCTGGACGCAAAGAACACATCAG TGTTGCTGAGCTCAGAAATAAAGTCGCCGAGGAACACGAGCAGGTGAAGCAGAAGGATGAAACCCCTAAAGCTTCGTACGGGTATGGAGGGAAGTTTGGAGTGGAGAAAGACAGAATGGACAAG GAGGCCGTGGGTCATGAATATGTGGCTCAAGTTGAGCAGCACTCCTCTCAGAAAGACATGGCAAAGGGATTTGGGGGGAAGTTTGGTGTTCAAAAAGACCGCGTTGATAAG TCAGCCATGGGCTTCGAGTACAAGGGAGAAGTGCAGCAGCACGCCTCTCAGAAAG ATTACGCGAAGGGATTTGGGGGAAAGTATGGTGTTGAGAAGGAAAGGGTGGACAAGGCAGCGTTGGGTTATGAATATAAAGGCGAGACAGAGAAGCATCAGTCCCAAAAAG ATTATGCCAAGGGATTTGGAGGAAAGTATGGTGTGGAGAAGGAGAAGGTGGACAAAGCTGCTGTGGGCTACGACTACAGAGGAGAAACAGAGAAGCATCAATCGCAGAAAG ATTACTCAAAGGGATTTGGCGGGAAGTATGGCGTTGAGAAGGAGAAAGTGGATAAATCGGCCCTGGGATACGATTATAAAGGCGATACAGAGAAACATCAGTCTCAAAAAG ATTACTCAACAGGCTTTGGAGGTCGTTATGGAGTACAGACAGACCGCATGGATAAG AGTGCAGCAGGCTTCTCAGAAGTGGACGCCCCCACATCTGCTTATGAAAAGACTAAACCGGTGGAAGCCT CAAGTGCAGGCACTGGGAAACTGAAGGCAAGATTTGAGAACATGGCCAAGACTTCAGATGAAGAGAACTGGAAGAAAGCAGAGGAAGAAAAAGCGAGAAGACAAGCCAGAGAGAGACGAGAGCAGGAAGAGGCCGAGCGCAGACAGCAG gaacaGGACAGCAGAAAAGAGGATTTTCAGCCTCCACCTGTTGTAGAGGAACCAGAGTATGACATCCCAGCACCTGAGATTCTCTACCACATGCCAGAGATACAGGAAATACCTGAGCCAGAGCCAGAG GAGGAACAGTTGTATGACAACGAATCAGATTTGCCTCCATGCTCAGATGATCTTAATGCTCCATCTCCACCGGCTGAAGAGGTGTACAACGCTGATGGAATCTATGAGGATCTGGGTGGACCACTTCAGCCAGAATCAGCAG TTGTGGACGACGATTACGAGAATTTGTCACTAAGACAGGAGGCAGTTGCAATTTACGACTATGAAGGAG AGGCGGATGATGAGATCTCCTTTAATCCGGATGACATCATCACCGACATCGAGATGATTGACGAAGGCTGGTGGAAGGGGATGTGTCATGGCCGTGTTGGTCTGTTCCCAGCCGCGTACGTCCAGCTGAAGTAG
- the llph gene encoding protein LLP homolog encodes MAKSLRSKWKRKMRAEKRKKNAPKELARLKQALNLDKKGEAEMADLQDIATVVPADKIKKMDVEMEEEKEDDGKMDMDKTRNKKTLLDEHGQYPAWMSQRQAKKMKAKRVAKKTGKVKQKKGIAW; translated from the exons ATGGCTAAAAGCCTCAGGAGCAAATGGAAGCGTAAAATGCGAGCGGAGAAGAGAAAGAAAAATGCTCCTAAGGAGCTTGCTCGACTCAAACAAGCTCTGAATTTGGACAAGAAAGGAGAGGCCGAAATGGCTGACTTACAGGACATCGCCACAGTGGTGCCGGCTGACAAGATAAAGAAGATGGATGTTGAAATGGAGGAAGAAAAGGAGGATG ATGGGAAGATGGACATGGACAAGACACGAAACAAGAAAACTCTGTTGGATGAACATGGACAGTATCCTGCGTGGATGAGTCAGCGGCAAGCCAAGAAGATGAAAGCTAAACGTGTGGCCAAGAAAACTGGCAAGGTCAAGCAGAAGAAGGGTATTGCCTGGTAA